The proteins below come from a single Alosa sapidissima isolate fAloSap1 chromosome 23, fAloSap1.pri, whole genome shotgun sequence genomic window:
- the LOC121698947 gene encoding SKI family transcriptional corepressor 2-like — MDDSSMDDSGMYTSGGESQATTILFSRSEGDFVSPSEFEDDGHSPLPSPPPPPPPPSPPPQGLLPRQPRLWLENDMDGYLGDEEDSDEDDENL; from the exons ATGGATGACAGCAGCATGGATGACAGCGGCATGTATACCAGCGGTGGTGAATCCCAG gCTACCACAATATTATTCTCCAGGAGT GAGGGTGACTTTGTGTCGCCCTCTGAGTTTGAGGACGATGGGCACAGCCCTCTtccttctccacctccacctccacctccaccttcacCACCACCCCAGGGCTTGCTCCCCAGACAGCCCAGACTGTGGCTGGAGAATGATATGGATGGCTACCTTGGTGACGAGGAAGATAGCGATGAGGATGATgaaaatttgtaa